A segment of the Leptolyngbya sp. NIES-3755 genome:
TCGTACCGCAAATAGTAGGCGTATGGACAACGACTATACGACTGAAGTTTTGTGGCAGAAATCTGATAAGGCATGATTAGAGGCAAACAAGGTTATAGAGCGGAAATCCGAAGTGGTTAAATCTGTTCGACTGGACGTTTGAAGATCGAGTCCAGGTAAATTCGAGCGGTTGCACGATCGGTCTGACGTTCATTCGCCGGACGATTCTGCAATAAGAATAAAGACAACGCCGCAGACATCACTCGATCTTGATCCCAGTCTGGGCGTGTATCGAGGAACGATTGAAACGATTGATGCAGTGCTTCAGGAATTTCGACGAAAAGACTAATGTTGCTATCCATATCCATCAAACCTCAAAAATGAATCGCAGTAGGTGAATTCCAACCGTCCGATTTCCGCAAAAATTCGCAACAGAAACCTACGCCAGTCCGATTCGATCTTCCAATCTCCAACTTGTGGAAATCTTGTCTCGCGGTCGTCTGAGCGCTCTTGGGTTAGTCGCTACATTCTGCGCGATCGCAGGAAGAAGATCAACATCAAGAAAAGTAACGATCGCTAGCTAGATCAAAATTACTGAACGGTAGAATCGGCATTCCAGCCATTTTTTCGTTACTCGGCTTCATAAAAGGAGCAATTCTAGGCTGGGGATTACGATCTCGATCGACTTTTCCACAGTCCTCCGAAAAATGACGATCCTAGCCCGATCCCCTGTGGAAAACTTTCAATTCGATGTGGAAAAGGTGTGGAAAAGAAATCTCCAACTTGTGGATAGCCTGTGGAGAACTTGGGGAAAACCCGATTGATTGTAAAGTTTTGTTAAGATTTTCAGAGAACTAGACTTTCGGCTGTGAGTTTAGGAATCAAATTGGGAATTCTCTATTTCCAGTGCGGGAAACATCCGTAAATCTACGATCGTTGCGGACTTCCGTACCTCTTTCGGTCATCGCCAATCTAGACATAAGGAGAGATAATAGAGTGTTCGTTTGTTGCCGATCGTTAAAGTTCTCGCATGATAGACATCGATTTACCTGCCCAGTTCAGTCCCCAAACCTTCTTGCTCTTGCTCGTTTTGGTGGCGTTAGAGTGCGTCTTGTCGGCTGATAATGCGATCGCGCTTGCTGCCATCACTCAAGGCTTGCAAAACCCGAAACTAGAGCGCCGCGCTTTAAACATTGGTTTGGTGTTCGCCTACGTTTTACGAATGTCACTGATTTTGGCAGCCTCGTGGGTGATCGGATACTGGCAATTCGAGTTGGCGGGCGCGCTTTACCTTCTATGGTTGGTGTTTCAGCACTTTAAGCCCTCTAGTGAAGACGAAGAAGGCGTTCACCACGGACCTCGATTTGCTTCGCTTTGGCAGGCGATTCCGGTGATTGCGCTGACCGATTTGGCGTTTTCGCTCGATAGTGTCACGACTGCGATCGCGGTTTCCCAAGATACGTGGCTGATTCTGCTCGGAGGCACGATCGGGATTGTGGCACTGCGATTTATGGCAGGCTTATTTATTGTCTGGTTGGAAGAATTTACACATTTAGAAGATGCGGGTTATGTCACCGTATCGTTTGTAGGTCTTCGATTGTTGCTGCGGGTGTTCAATGATCAACTTGTGCCACCGGAATGGTTGATGATTACGATGGTCGCGATCGTCTTTGCTTGGGGATTTTCCAAGCGGAATGACATGGCGGAAGTGAGCGCGATCGCGGAATCTCAGAACGAGTCAATGCCTGAGATTGAGCCTGTTTCAGAGAAAGATCCAGTTTAGAAAAGACCAACAAAGCTCAAAGAACTCCAGCTTCTATAAAAGAGGTTGGAGTTCTTGAGTTTCAGTGTTGATCGCGATTTATTCGTAAATCCAGTTCAACACGGTCGGTTGCCAATTCACCAATTCTTCTTCCTTAAACCACAGCGCAATTTCGCTTTGAGCGGTTTCGGGTGCATCCGATCCGTGAATCAAGTTTCGTCCAATATTCGCACCAAAATCACCCCGGATCGTTCCCGGTTCAGCAGTCAGCGGATTCGTTGCGCCGATCACTTTCCGCGCTCCTGCAATCACACCATCGCCTTCCCAAACCATTGCGACGATCGGACCTGACGTAATAAATTCGACCAGGCTACCGAAAAATGGGCGTTCGCGGTGAACACCGTAATGGCTTTCTGCCAGCTCGCGACTGACATTCATGAACTTCAAACCCACGAGAGTAAAGCCCTTTGTTTCAAAGCGGCGAATGATTTCACCGATCAGTTTGCGCTGTACGCCATCGGGCTTAATGGCTAAAAATGTGCGTTCCAAGCTGGACTCCCAAAAATGACGTGAAATTTACAAACCCTAGATTAGCCTAGAACGGTTATTACAGTGACGGGAAAGACTTCTGTTTTTGGGTAGGCACGATAGACTGAGTCTTGAAGATTCGTTGCATTGAGGACAAACCACGATGGGAGGACGCTCCACGACTGCCAAGCCTGAAAAACAAGTCCCTGATCAGGGTTTGACAGATGAGGATTTGAACGCCAAAAACGGCAAGAATGGAAAATCGAACGGGAAAGCGCCGCTACCCGAAACGACTCCGAAAAAATGGTCGATCGAAGATAGCGAAGAACTTTATCGCATTCAAGGCTGGGGCGATCCGTATTTTTCCATTAATGCCGCTGGGCACGTCACCGTTTCACCGAAAGGCAATCGGGGCGGATCGTTGGATTTGTTTGATTTGGTCAATGCTCTGAAGCAGCGAAATCTAGGGTTGCCGTTGCTGATTCGGTTCTCGGATATTTTGGAAGACCGGATCGAGCGGATTAATTCGGCGTTCTCTAAAGCGATCGCTCGCTACAGCTATCCCGGCGTTTATAAAGGCGTTTTTCCCGTCAAATGCAACCAACAGCGGCACTTAGTCGAAGATTTGGTGAGATTTGGTAGACCGCATCAGTTCGGACTAGAAGCTGGATCGAAACCGGAATTGATGATCGCGTTAGCATCGTTGAAAACTCCAGGTGCATTGCTGATCTGTAATGGTTACAAGGATCGTGAATACATTGAAACGGCAATGTTAGCGCGACGATTGGGACAAACGCCGATCATTGTTCTGGAGCAAATTGAAGAAGTTGGACTTGCGATCGAAGCCAGCAAAAAACTCGGCATTAAACCGATTCTGGGAGTTCGCGCCAAACTGAGTGCTAGAGGCATTGGGCGCTGGGGAACTTCGGCAGGCGATCGAGCAAAATTCGGTCTAACGATTCCCGAAATTATCAATACAGTGAATCAGTTGAAAGCTGCGGACATGCTCGACTGTCTTCAACTGTTGCATTTCCACATCGGCTCTCAAATCTCTGCAATCAGTGTGTTGAAAGAAGCCATGCGCGAAGCCAGTCGCATCTATGTGGAACTGGTTCAACTGGGCGCGAGTATGCAGTACCTCGATGTGGGTGGCGGTTTAGGGGTGGACTATGACGGCTCGCAAACGAACTTCCACGCCTCGAAGAACTACAGCACTCAAAACTATGCCAATGATGTGGTTGCAGCGGTGAGAGATGCTTGTGCGCTGGCAAACATTTCAGTTCCGACTTTGATTAGTGAAAGTGGAAGAGCGATCGCATCTCATCAATCGGTGTTAGTCTTTGACATTCTTGGAACCAGTGATGTTGCTGTGGAGAATCCTGAAGCGCCTCAAGCAGAAGAACACATCATCATTCAAAATCTCTACGAAACCTACACCTCGATCAATGCGGAGAACTTTCTAGAGATGTACCACGACGCAACTCAGTTCAAAGAAGAGGCGGTGAATCTATTTGGATTTGGCTATCTCACTCTAACTGAGCGGGCACGAGCAGAGCGCTTATATTGGTCTTGCTGTCACAAAATTATTGCGTACTC
Coding sequences within it:
- a CDS encoding biosynthetic arginine decarboxylase (similar to AA sequence:cyanobase_aa:LBDG_24350), with product MGGRSTTAKPEKQVPDQGLTDEDLNAKNGKNGKSNGKAPLPETTPKKWSIEDSEELYRIQGWGDPYFSINAAGHVTVSPKGNRGGSLDLFDLVNALKQRNLGLPLLIRFSDILEDRIERINSAFSKAIARYSYPGVYKGVFPVKCNQQRHLVEDLVRFGRPHQFGLEAGSKPELMIALASLKTPGALLICNGYKDREYIETAMLARRLGQTPIIVLEQIEEVGLAIEASKKLGIKPILGVRAKLSARGIGRWGTSAGDRAKFGLTIPEIINTVNQLKAADMLDCLQLLHFHIGSQISAISVLKEAMREASRIYVELVQLGASMQYLDVGGGLGVDYDGSQTNFHASKNYSTQNYANDVVAAVRDACALANISVPTLISESGRAIASHQSVLVFDILGTSDVAVENPEAPQAEEHIIIQNLYETYTSINAENFLEMYHDATQFKEEAVNLFGFGYLTLTERARAERLYWSCCHKIIAYSRQLEYIPDDLEDLEKIMASIYYMNLSVFQSAPDIWGIDQLFPIMPIHRLNEEPTKRATLVDLTCDSDGKIDQFIDLRDVKSVLELHSLKPGEPYYVGMFLNGAYQEIMGNLHNLFGDTNTVHIQLTPKGYQIQHVVRGDTIEEVLGYVQYDVEDMIESIRLQTEHALEDNRITLQESQLLLQNYERSLSGYTYLLS
- a CDS encoding nucleoside diphosphate kinase (similar to AA sequence:cyanobase_aa:LBDG_24340) is translated as MERTFLAIKPDGVQRKLIGEIIRRFETKGFTLVGLKFMNVSRELAESHYGVHRERPFFGSLVEFITSGPIVAMVWEGDGVIAGARKVIGATNPLTAEPGTIRGDFGANIGRNLIHGSDAPETAQSEIALWFKEEELVNWQPTVLNWIYE
- a CDS encoding hypothetical protein (conserved hypothetical protein;~similar to AA sequence:cyanobase_aa:LBDG_51230) is translated as MDSNISLFVEIPEALHQSFQSFLDTRPDWDQDRVMSAALSLFLLQNRPANERQTDRATARIYLDSIFKRPVEQI
- a CDS encoding integral membrane protein terc family protein (similar to AA sequence:cyanobase_aa:LBDG_03590), with translation MIDIDLPAQFSPQTFLLLLVLVALECVLSADNAIALAAITQGLQNPKLERRALNIGLVFAYVLRMSLILAASWVIGYWQFELAGALYLLWLVFQHFKPSSEDEEGVHHGPRFASLWQAIPVIALTDLAFSLDSVTTAIAVSQDTWLILLGGTIGIVALRFMAGLFIVWLEEFTHLEDAGYVTVSFVGLRLLLRVFNDQLVPPEWLMITMVAIVFAWGFSKRNDMAEVSAIAESQNESMPEIEPVSEKDPV